A genomic segment from Ptychodera flava strain L36383 chromosome 23 unlocalized genomic scaffold, AS_Pfla_20210202 Scaffold_23__1_contigs__length_28996876_pilon, whole genome shotgun sequence encodes:
- the LOC139124190 gene encoding zinc finger protein 420-like encodes MSFKCKECRKTFAQKKYLNRHFIIHTDEKPFECKECGKKFRHQSILNIHQRIHTGERPHECKECGRTFVQKFHLKMHLLVHTGVKPFECKECGKKFRQQASLSRHKQIHCGEKSFECIECCKTFRHQCTLDNHQRIHTGVRPFQCRECGRTFVQKIHLNKHLLIHTGEKPFECKECGKKFRQQGTLNNHQRIHTGERPFECKECGKKFIDQRTLNKHQRIHTGERPFECKECGKTFRQRGTLGKHKRIHSGEKSFECKECGKKFRQQGTLNYHQRIHTGEKPFECKECGKKFRDQSTLNKSSFDDAVPTC; translated from the coding sequence ATGTCGTTTAAATGCAAAGAATGTCGTAAAACATTtgcacagaaaaaatatttgaacagGCACTTTATAATCCACACAGATGAAAAAccttttgaatgcaaagaatgtggtaaaaaatTTAGACACCAAAGCATACTGAATATTCACCAAAGAATTCATACTGGTGAAAGGccacatgaatgcaaagaatgtggtagaACTTTTGTACAGAAATTCCATTTGAAGATGCACCTTCTTGTCCACACAGGTGTAAaaccatttgaatgcaaagaatgtggtaaaaaatTCAGACAGCAAGCCTCACTTAGTAGACACAAACAAATTCATTGTGGTGAAAAATCATTTGAATGCATAGaatgttgtaaaacatttagACATCAATGCACACTGGATAATCACCAAAGAATTCATACTGGTGTAAGGCCATTTCAATGCAGAGAATGTGGTAGAACTTTTGTACAGAAAATCCATTTGAACAAGCACCTTCTTATCCACACAGGTGAAAaaccatttgaatgcaaagaatgtggtaaaaaatTCAGACAGCAAGGCACACTTAATAATCACCAAAGAATTCATACTGGTGAAAggccatttgaatgcaaagaatgtggtaaaaaatTCATTGATCAAAGAACACTTAATAAACACCAAAGAATTCATACTGGTGAAAggccatttgaatgcaaagaatgtggtaaaacattcagacAGCGAGGCACACTAGGTAAACACAAACGAATTCATTCTGGTGAAAAatcatttgaatgcaaagaatgtggtaaaaaatTCAGACAGCAAGGCACACTTAATTATCACCAAAGAATTCATACTGGTGAAAaaccatttgaatgcaaagaatgtggtaaaaaatTCAGAGATCAAAGCACacttaacaagtcatcgtttgATGAcgcagtccccacttgttaa
- the LOC139124191 gene encoding zinc finger protein 420-like, which produces NRSRHLGDICVNGRTDGRTHGHDQTYKSPRTVSVGTNKHKRIHTGEKPFECKECGKKFIDQSTLNTHQRIHTGERPFECKECGKTFRQQGTLHTHKQIHSGEKPFECKECGKKFIHQSTLNKHQRIHTGERPFECKECGKKFIDQSKLNTHQRIHTGERPFECRECGKTFRYQSNLNFHKRIHSGERPFGCKECGKTFIQKSTLNTHQRIHTGERPFDCKECGKKFIDQSTLNKHQRIHTGERPFECKECGKTFRQQGTLGKHKRNHSGEKSFECKECGKKFRQQGTLNCHQRIHTGEKPFECKECGKKFRDQSTLNKHKRIHTGERPFDCKECGKTFRQQGTLNYHQRIHTGEKPFECKECGKKFRDQSTLNKHKRIHTGERPFDCKECGKKFIDQSTLDTHQRIHTGERPFECKECGKTFRHQGTLDKHKQIHSGEKPFECKECGKKFIDQRTLNTHQRIHTAERPFECKECGKKFSYQSTLGKHKRIHSDKKTI; this is translated from the coding sequence aatcgctccaggcatctcggagatatctgcgtgaacggacggacggacggacgcacgcacggacatgaccaaacctataagtccccccggacggtgtccgtggggactaataaacacaaaagaattcatactggtgaaaaaccatttgaatgcaaagaatgtggtaaaaaatTCATTGATCAAAGCACACTGAATACACACCAAAGAATTCATACTGGTGAAAggccatttgaatgcaaagaatgtggtaaaacattcagacAGCAAGGCACactacatacacacaaacaaattcattctggtgaaaaaccatttgaatgcaaagaatgtggtaaaaaatTCATTCATCAAAGCACACTTAATAAACACCAAAGAATTCATACTGGTGAAAggccatttgaatgcaaagaatgtggtaaaaagTTCATTGATCAAAGCAAACTGAATACACACCAAAGAATTCATACTGGTGAAAGACCGTTTGAATGCAGGGAATGTGGTAAAACTTTCAgatatcaaagcaatctgaaTTTCCATAAAAGAATTCACTCTGGTGAAAGGCCATTTggatgcaaagaatgtggtaaaacatttatacaGAAAAGCACACTGAATACACACCAAAGAATTCATACTGGTGAAAGGCCATTTgactgcaaagaatgtggtaaaaaatTCATTGATCAAAGCACACTTAATAAACACCAAAGAATTCATACTGGTGAAAggccatttgaatgcaaagaatgtggtaaaacattcagacAGCAAGGCACACTAGGTAAACACAAACGAAATCATTCTGGTGAAAAatcatttgaatgcaaagaatgtggtaaaaaatTCAGACAGCAAGGCACACTTAATTGTCACCAAAGAATTCATACTGGTGAAAaaccatttgaatgcaaagaatgtggtaaaaaatTCAGAGATCAAAGCACACTTAATAAACACAAAAGAATTCATACTGGTGAAAGGCCGTTTgactgcaaagaatgtggtaaaacattcagacAGCAAGGCACACTTAATTATCACCAAAGAATTCATACTGGTGAAAaaccatttgaatgcaaagaatgtggtaaaaaatTCAGAGATCAAAGCACACTTAATAAACACAAAAGAATTCATACTGGTGAAAGGCCATTTgactgcaaagaatgtggtaaaaaatTCATTGATCAAAGCACACTGGATACACACCAAAGAATTCATACTGGTGAAAggccatttgaatgcaaagaatgtggtaaaacattcagacATCAAGGCACACTAgataaacacaaacaaattcattctggtgaaaaaccatttgaatgcaaagaatgtggtaaaaaatTCATTGATCAAAGAACACTGAATACACACCAAAGAATTCATACTGCTGAAAggccatttgaatgcaaagaatgtggtaaaaaatTCAGTTATCAAAGCACACTAGGTAAACACAAACGAATTCATTCTGATAAAAAAActatttga